The Candidatus Obscuribacterales bacterium DNA segment TGACGGCTACGTCAAAGAAAACATGACACAGGAGCGGTTCGGCGAAGTTCTCGATACTTTAGAGTTAGAGCACTTCGGAGCAATCAGCGTTAAAGGCAAGAGCATTGCATTCGTGCACATCGGCGAGCCAATCAATTTGCTCGATTGGTATCCGCAATACAAAGCAGCAGGCAGCAAAGGTAAGAAGGAAATTCTCAACAAATTAGCTGCCGAAATATCGCAAGGCGGACGTGACGCTATCAAACTAGCTGATGAAGCAAGCGCCTATATCCCGCATCGAACAATCAAATAGTCATATACACACGCAGACAAAAGAGAAGTGCATCTAGTGCATTCCTCTTTGTCTGCCTTCATCTCAGGAGTCGCTAGATGTCAAAACAACACAAAGACAATTGGCTGGAAGAGCAGCTTGCCGAAATCAAAAAAACCGCCGACCTCAGACACAACTGGGACGGACTCGAATCTGATCCTCCAAATCCTTGGGCTCAAAATTGGATTGAAAAGATAGTTCGTTTTCAGCACAGCATTGGTTTTTGCAAAGGCATTGTTACGCCTGACCATGAAGGCGGACTCAAGATCGGCATCCAGGAAGGCAACATATACGCTGACATCTGCGTACTCAACCGGGGGGAGATTCTACCTCTCACAGACGAAGGCAAAGAAGGTATCGAAGGACTCGAGTGCTGGAACATCGAGCCAAACGAAGCCGATATCCAAAAGGCGGTTCGACAGATCAAATCCTTTCTCAAGCACGGGAGGAGGTCGTAATCATTATGCAAAACGACAACGAAAAAGACTGGGGAGAACTCTACTGCACAGCCGTAAGTCAACAACAACCGAGTCCTGCACTCCTACAAACCATTCAACTTCTCTATGAAGAAACAACTGTATCACTTCCAGGTCACGCAATTGATTTAGGTTGCGGATTTGGACGTGATACTAAAAGGCTGCTTGCAGAAGAATTCAGTGTCCTTGCTGTTGATGCCAATGAATATGTCATCGACAAATTGCGCGCCTCAACAGACAGCAAGTTGCTGCGCGCCCAGGTGGCGTCGTTTGAAAATACCGACTGGTCACCAACAACACTTATCAACGCGGCACTAGCTCTGCCCTATTGTCCACGTGAACATTTCGTCTTTGTCTGGTCGCAAATTCTCGCCTCGCTTATTCCGCAAGGAGTACTCGTCGCAGATTTCTTTCTTTTGCTGCCGGGACAATCACGAGATGAGCCGATGGTTCTGTCATTCAGCAAAGAGGAGTTGACTAACTTTCTCTCTCCGCTGAATGTCGCGTTCTATCAAGAATGGCAGAGCACATTCGTTAATGCCGCAGGCGATCACGTCCAACGCTTAGCCTGCACCGTCATCGCACAACGCACACGATATTAATTACAACCAAATCAATAACAAGCCCTGGGTCTCAGACTCGGGGCTTTCTGTTGCCGAGATTTTCACAAAAGAGGAAAAACATTATGTCACAACGCAATCAACCACGCCGCCGCAACAGAATCTTCCTCGGTGACTACACACCAAAACAAGGAAGCAAGCCGTCAGATGAACTAAAAGCAAAAGGAGATGCTTACATAGTCGAGCACGACGGCACGGAAATCATCTATGGCTTTGACGGACGCATCGAAGAAATTATCAATCACAAGGGATTGCCCTATCGAGCAAACTCACCTGAAGAGTTGCTTAATATCGTTGCTAACGACGCGACAATTCGTGACCTTTGCCAACTCGATAGTCCAGGAGCAATTACGACCATGCGTGCTTTGCCTCTCTTCAAAGAGCAAGGCAATTTAGGTACCTACGCCGGCGCTCAACAGGTGGACAGAAACAGGCTGGTTCACGGTGGTAAATTCGCTATCAACGCAAATGAAAATAGCGATGGCACTTGGACCGCCTGGCGAATTGTAGACAACACTGAAAAGTTGCCTCTGGACACAACAGCATCGCTTTCTCTTAGCAAACGACTTGCTATTAAGAAAGCCGAGAAAGCTGCGCGCAAAGGACTGAAGCTCAAAGACAAGCGCATTCGTTGCGAACTGGCTGAAGATGAAGGTGGCTATCAAGTCCAATTGAATTCTCCACCCGGAGAAGACATGCTCAAGCCGATTCAACGTATCTTCCTGCGATTCATTGATCCACTTCAACCGGATATATCAATTCCTGTTGAGGTGATTATCGATTCACACGGGAAAGCCGTCTTCGGTCAGGATCTCAACTACTACATGCACGTGAAGGGCTTTTTGATGGAGCCAACCGCAGGCAACGTACAAGAAGCGATTCTGCAGACTCGTGTATTTGAGCTTCCCGACACCATGTTCGAAAAGGATGAAAAAACGGGTAAAGCCAAGCTGGCTAACAAGAAGGTTGAGATCTACTACGATCCAAAAGATCAAGGTAATGCCAACACAATATTGCAAGCCACCAATAATGGATTGATCCACGAGCTTGGTTCTTCAGAACAGGCAGCCGTGATTGCATTCTACGCACTTAACTCGTGCGCAGAACGTCACGCGCTTACTGGCAGTCCTGTACCGGACAAACTAACCAAAGCTTACATCGGTCTGAAGGAAATGTTTAGGCAGAATATCACAGATAATGCTGCCTATTTTCCATCGGCCGGAGTAATTGGCTTTGGATTGCGTGTCCGCAATGTCGTGGCCAACGGGCGCCACCTTTTGGTTATTCAACATGTGATCTACCACGAAAGAGGTCACAAGGAAGATGACCAAATCCAAAAAGCCAAAGGCAAGCGTATCACCGGCTCATTCATGGCAGGAGTCGGCGAACACGACGGTGACGTGGATGCGTTCTGCTTCACCATCTTGGATATGCTGGACACCATGGAGAAGTTGCCACCTGGCGACAAGCTTCGTGTTGAACTCACGCCTGAAACCTTTTTCGGCATGAAGGGTGAACTCGCCAAACTCGCTTTTGGTGAACCCATTCGAGTGATGGAAAACGAGTGGACTTACCCAATGGACGAGAGCACAGAAGAGCACGACATCGGCGAAAAGCTGGATGCCTTGACACTTCACACACTCAAAGCCTGGGTGAAAGGCGAATACGAAAAGTCCATCACTCCGGAAATGAGCACTGCCGCAAAGCATCTCATTTTCCGTAAAGTTCTTCGAGAAGTATGCCTTGCCATGGTGACCATCCGCAAGATTGTCATCAGCATCCTCAAAGAGAACAGACCAAATCTGCTCGACTTGTACCGCGCGTACAAGCTCGTAGCAAGGAGGAACTATGGTGACACTGTTGAGTCGTACTTCCATTACGGCTACACAGTAAAACACGGTGTTCCCGACACCGCTACAGCGGAAGCTTAGCGTCCAACGAAAGGATAGGGGTGGCAACACTCCTATCCTTTCACCGCGTTCCGAGAATGACAAAAGGGCGCATGCAATGCGCCCCTACGCAGTACTTTCTTTTTCGCTGTTGCTACATTCGATAGTATATTACAGAACAGAGAAAGAGGAAGTGGTTCACTTCCTCTTTCTTGTGCCTATTGCTTGATTTGATCAAGCAAATCGATATCCGGGCTTTCGCCGTCATCATGAGGATGCACGATGTCTGCTTGTCTGGCAAGGTTGACTGCGTCAGTTGCCAATCTCTTCAGATTGTCGGCAACGGTCAATTGCTTTTCTTTTTCAAGCAGCTCATCAAGACGCGATTCGAGTTCCGCCTGAGTGGGAATGTCGATGGTCTCAGTGATTTTCCATCTAGCTCGATACTCCTCAAGATTGTCGATAGTCACCATGTTACGTGGACCATCTGCTCCAATTGGGTATGGATGCAGGTGTACACTGTCGAATCGTCTCACCTCGCCAGGTGCGGTGACCATGACGAGCATTCGCCGATTCATTTGCCACGTTTCCCTGACTCCGCATACTGCCATCAGCAACCGCAATTCCTTGGCTAGTCCATCTGCGTAGTTAAAGGCACGAATGCCCTTGCTTTCCGGATCAAGTCCTCGGCGCAACCACTTATTTTGCGTAGTGATGCCTGTTGGACAGTGGTTGTTATGACATTTGCGAGCCTGAATACAACCAATAGAAAGCAAAAAGGCGCGCGCAATGTGCACCAGATCGGCGCCCAACGCTAAGTGTCTAGCAACATCTGCAGGAGTTGCGACTTTACCAGAGGAAATGAGGGTCACTTCGTCTCTGATGCCGAGCTTGCGGAAGATGTTATCCACAATCGGCAGAGCATGTTCGATTGACATGCCGACATAATCGGCAAGCATCATTGGAGCAGCGCCCGTGCCACCTTCACCACCGTCGATGATGATGTAATCCGGACCTTTTCCTGTGAGCTTCATGTACATAGCCAGCAACTCAACATAGCGTTTGTTGCCGACTACTATCTTTATGCCGACTGGTTTGCCTGTTTCCTCTTGCAGCATCGTTAGCATTTCGCAGAGGCTAACGATGTCGGAGAATTCTTCCCAAGTATTTGGCGAGATGCAGTCTACACCCTTGCGAATTCCACGGATTCGAGCAATCTCTTCCGTGATTTTTTCTTTGGGCAGCATGCCACCGGCCCCAGGTTTTGCTCCTTGAGCCAGCTTCAGGTGGAGGCTTACGACTTGCTTGAGGGCGGCAACCTTGCGCACTTTGTCCATACACAACTTGCCATCGAGAGTTCGATAACCAAATTTTGCCGGACCGATTTCGGCCATCACAAGTCCGTCCTCATCCAAATGGTAGTCGGTCAAGCCTCCTTCACCGGTACACATGTGAATACCAGCTAATGTCGCGCCCTTTCTCAAAGCCATGACGGCTTCTTGTGAAAGTGCTCCGAAGCTCATATCTGCAACACCAATTCTGGAAGTGCAGAAGTATGGATTGCGCCGCTTGGGACCAATTACGATTGGTGTAAAAGTTTTTGGCATTTTTGCTTCCGCGATGGGAAACATACTCGGCAAGAACTGCACTTCGCCAGGGGCTGTGTAATCTCGCTGGGTGCCAAAACCGATTTTGTTGTTCTGACCTTTGGCGGTGGCATAAACATACGATCTGGTGACTCGGTCAAACGGCCTCTCCTCACGGTCGCCCATGTAGAGATATTGCCTTAGCTCCGGTCCCAGCATTTCAAAAATCCAACGAGCACGACCAATAACAGGGAAGTTGCGGCGAATAGTGTGTTCTGTCTGAATTAGGTCGTACCCAGCGATCAAGCTAAGCGAAAATGCGCCATACACCGCGGGGTGAAGGTGCAGTAAATCTACCGGAAACATAAAGCCTCCTCAGCGACTGCAAACCTGCAATCGTTTGAATATCGGGATAACTAAAAAGGCCCGGCAGCACCCGAGGGCTAACCAGACCTTGAAACTTTTTTGAAAACTAACTACTGGATTTGCTTTTCAGCTAAATACGTTGTGTTGAAACCAAATGAAAAACTACGTGTAAGTACTTATAACTTCGCTCAATTTCCCATTTAATATCAATGCAATTTTTTATAAGCAGGCAGACAGCGGTGCATTTGTTTGTTCTCGCAGTTAGCGCGCCAGTGTAGATTTGCGGCTAAATGATCGATCGCTCATCAGTCGTAGGGGCGCATTGCATGCGCCCTTGTCCTAACATCTCCTTCCGCAAGCTGCGCTAGGTTGTCAGCATGGTGTTTGCCCCACCCTGCAAGTTTAATTGTCCTAGTACTTCTAGTTAAGGTGAAACTCACGTACATATCAATTTGAATTTTCAATTCAAGGCTTTAACAGACAAGTAGCAATCTAAGCAACTCATACAAAACCCTAACTGACGGCACGATGCCGCCAGGCGTTGCACTTACTAACGTTTTCAACATAGGAAGATGTAAATGAAACATCAAACATCAAAGGAACTCGTCCCCCTCTTGCGACGAGGTTGGCTGGAAGTAACCAAGGCTGACGTCGAGATCAAGAATACGACAGATGACCAGCTCCTACTCTGGCTCGCGTCAGACGCACTTGTCGAAGCTGAGCACGATCTTAAATTGGCAATTGAATATGCCAGTAGCCTGAAGACAGCAACTTCCAACCAACAGCTTGCCTTGCGCATGCAGCTGATTGCAGTGGTAATGCTGAAAAAGCATCTTGCACTATTGAGCCGTGTCCATCCACAACTGTTTGTGTTGCCACTGTGGGTGACGCAAGTGTCGTTGATGTGGATTGGAACGTACTGGTTCTTCTTCGTTTTTCATCTCAACTACTGGTTGGTTATGCCTTTCATCATTTTCAACCTGGTCACTTTCCCATTTGTGATGCGCATTCCAGACAGGCACGTCATTTGGGTACTCGACTGCGTCAAAAACTTGGCTAACTCGGCTCACGAAAATCTTCTATCCATTGAAGGAAATAACTAATGAACAAAGATCAAGTCATGCAACAGTTGCGCGATCAATACCCCGGAAAGGAAATCATTTGCCTACCGGAAGAAGATCCAACGGAAATCATTTGCGAAATAGGTCCCATCGAAGGCGGCAGTCGAGCGATAGCCGTCATCGATGCGTCAGTTTTGCACTTCCATCTTCGGACAACCGAAGTCTACACAGTGCTCAAAGGACAACTGACTATTGAGTACGACAACTCTGATAAGTCCTGCGTTCTCAACCTCAAGGAAAAAGTCCTTACCGAAGGCGAGACATTCAAAGTTCACCCAGGTACTTTGCACAAAGCGAAAGGTGATGCCGCCTGGATTGAAGTAGATGCCTTCCCCGCATGGACACCTGAAGACCATCATATAGTCGACTGCGAACAATAAGTTCTGCAAGTTGCCCACTCTCAGTCGTACAGCCAGACCGAGAGTGGGCTCTTTTTTTGAAGTATTTCTACTATCTTTGCTAGTATTCCAAGAAAGCAAAATCCAATGTCCAATTAATAGACTCGCAGCATGGTTTGAAAAATTCGCCTCATAACTACTTCGATGCCAGGGGCAAACGTGACCGGATACAAAGGAAGTAATAACGGCAAACGAAGAGAAAGGACACGAACCGCCTGCAACATTCCCACTTTTTCGCTTCGAATTGAAACGGTAAGTCCGTTGTTTGAATCAGCACTTCCACTCTTTAGTTGAGTCAAATGAAAAACATCGAGGCGACGGACTGTTTCTGCTAATCGGCTAGCCACTGCAGATTTATCGTCGTAAGCAACCCGTACCTTTTCTCCAAATATATTGCCGACTAAAGATCTTACGAGATCAAACATGCGTCCAAAATCCTTAGCCTCAATAAATGGAAGATATCCGGCCATCATCACGGGCTGAAATAGCGGTATAACCATTGCCCAATCTAATCCGGCATGAAAGAGAGCGCCTACAAAGAGAAGCGGATAGCGCAACTCCTTAACCCAAATTAGAAACGGGAATGACAACTCAAAAGCTAGTGTCCCCAAGCTCAGCAGACTACACAACCACAATTGATCCAATAGCGGAGAAGTAAAACGTTGAAATTGTGTTAGATGCGCTGCGTAGTAAACAGCAGTACCATCCATCCAAGAAGCGCCATGAAGCTTGCATGATCCAGCGCTCCAATAGACAAGTGCCATTTGCACCTGCATCAAGCGCAGAGCAAAGACACTACCATCCCTGGCCGGACCAAAATCAGGGTTCTTCTTCCGCCAGACGCTCGCAATTCTCTTGAACGATAAGGCTTCACCACAACGAGAGAATACAAGAAAGAGAGTCATCACAATCATGATTTTGATACCGGTGTTTAATACGAAGTGATTGCGACTGTCAAAGGCCAGCATAATCAAATAAACAATTAGAGCGTTCAATCTTGAGAAAACGCCGAGAATCAAACAAATTCCGGATAAAGCCAATAAGTTGAGCGCTGCACTAATCCAATAATCATCCTTTGGCAAAAGGGACAACACATCAAATTGAGGACTGCCCATCCAATGCGCTACAGTGCTCGATTGCACTATTCGGTGCAATCCCAAAAATTGTGTCGCTTCCGGGGAGATCCACCAGCAAAAGATGAGTACCAAAACACCAATAGCTATCCGAAACACGGCTAATGGCATTGGAGACCCTGGGGCAAACCAAAATTCATTCCAAGCAAGCCATAATTCGCGAAGAGTCATTTGAGATCCTCTTCTTGTACGGCATATTTCAAGACTGAATCAGATTTGGCAACACCGGCCCTTTTATCGATTTTTCCAGGCACTGAAATATATTGATAGTCTCTAAATATCTCCACCTGCACTGGCTGATTTTTGGGATTTCGATGAATATAGGCAATGTATTTGGCGGCATCGGGTAGCAAAACCGCATTCTGCTGATCCCAAACCAAGTAGTATTCCCATTCAACCCAAGGCAGTTTGAGCTGCTTCATCACGTCGCTATTTTTATAGTCAACCAAGCTTGGAAAATGCCAGGTAGTCGTCGTACCATCACCGAAAGTTACGATTGCCCGAAATTGTTGATTGTACTGAGCGGGATCAGGTGCAAACACACCAAAGTTATTGCATAGTCCAACACAACTAAACAAGGGTCTGAATAAACTAATCCAAGATAAAGTCAAAGGCGAATAGGGCGAACCGAAAGTAACTCCCAAGATAATAAACATAGCTGCAACACAGCTGAGGGCAATGCGCCTTGCTAAATCAAATGAGTAATTAGTGTTTTCTTTCATACACACACATTGCATCATAAATGCCTGGCCATTGTGGAATGACTACGACATTTTTCAGTTTCCAATCTTTTGCCAATAACAAAAAGAAGTCTTTGTTTCCGTTGCAACCACCAGGTCCTTCACCGATATAAATAAATGTCTTTCCTTTGTATTTGGATAGAGCTTGAAATGCAAAAGGGTCTTCGCCGGGTGGCCAGCAAATAAATAATGTTCTTTCCGGATG contains these protein-coding regions:
- a CDS encoding class I SAM-dependent methyltransferase codes for the protein MQNDNEKDWGELYCTAVSQQQPSPALLQTIQLLYEETTVSLPGHAIDLGCGFGRDTKRLLAEEFSVLAVDANEYVIDKLRASTDSKLLRAQVASFENTDWSPTTLINAALALPYCPREHFVFVWSQILASLIPQGVLVADFFLLLPGQSRDEPMVLSFSKEELTNFLSPLNVAFYQEWQSTFVNAAGDHVQRLACTVIAQRTRY
- a CDS encoding FMN-binding glutamate synthase family protein, translated to MFPVDLLHLHPAVYGAFSLSLIAGYDLIQTEHTIRRNFPVIGRARWIFEMLGPELRQYLYMGDREERPFDRVTRSYVYATAKGQNNKIGFGTQRDYTAPGEVQFLPSMFPIAEAKMPKTFTPIVIGPKRRNPYFCTSRIGVADMSFGALSQEAVMALRKGATLAGIHMCTGEGGLTDYHLDEDGLVMAEIGPAKFGYRTLDGKLCMDKVRKVAALKQVVSLHLKLAQGAKPGAGGMLPKEKITEEIARIRGIRKGVDCISPNTWEEFSDIVSLCEMLTMLQEETGKPVGIKIVVGNKRYVELLAMYMKLTGKGPDYIIIDGGEGGTGAAPMMLADYVGMSIEHALPIVDNIFRKLGIRDEVTLISSGKVATPADVARHLALGADLVHIARAFLLSIGCIQARKCHNNHCPTGITTQNKWLRRGLDPESKGIRAFNYADGLAKELRLLMAVCGVRETWQMNRRMLVMVTAPGEVRRFDSVHLHPYPIGADGPRNMVTIDNLEEYRARWKITETIDIPTQAELESRLDELLEKEKQLTVADNLKRLATDAVNLARQADIVHPHDDGESPDIDLLDQIKQ
- a CDS encoding HTTM domain-containing protein, producing MTLRELWLAWNEFWFAPGSPMPLAVFRIAIGVLVLIFCWWISPEATQFLGLHRIVQSSTVAHWMGSPQFDVLSLLPKDDYWISAALNLLALSGICLILGVFSRLNALIVYLIMLAFDSRNHFVLNTGIKIMIVMTLFLVFSRCGEALSFKRIASVWRKKNPDFGPARDGSVFALRLMQVQMALVYWSAGSCKLHGASWMDGTAVYYAAHLTQFQRFTSPLLDQLWLCSLLSLGTLAFELSFPFLIWVKELRYPLLFVGALFHAGLDWAMVIPLFQPVMMAGYLPFIEAKDFGRMFDLVRSLVGNIFGEKVRVAYDDKSAVASRLAETVRRLDVFHLTQLKSGSADSNNGLTVSIRSEKVGMLQAVRVLSLRLPLLLPLYPVTFAPGIEVVMRRIFQTMLRVY